A single window of Nicotiana sylvestris chromosome 3, ASM39365v2, whole genome shotgun sequence DNA harbors:
- the LOC138888009 gene encoding uncharacterized protein, whose product MRFGKKGKLSPRYVRPYKIIRRIGRVAYELDLPSELGVVHPVFHVSMLRKCIGDPSRIMPIEDIHVAEDLYYTEVPVAILDLQVRKLRTKEVASVKVLWRNNNIEETTWEAEEEIRKK is encoded by the coding sequence atgcgatttggaaagaaggggaagCTCAGCCCCAGGTATGTTAGACCGTATAAGATTATTCGGAGGATTGGTAGGGTCGCATACGAGCTTGATTTGCCTTCAGAATTGGGAGTAGTCCATcctgtgtttcatgtatctatgctacGGAAGTGCATTGGAGATCCTTCACGTATTATGCCCATTGAGGATATTCACGTTGCTGAAGACTTATATTACACAGAGGTACCAGTAGCTATTTTAGATCTGCAGGTAAGAAAGCTTCGAACTAAAGAAGTGGcttccgtgaaagtgttatggcgaaatAACAACATCGAGGAAACGACCTGGGAAGCTGaggaggaaataaggaagaagtaA